In one Campylobacter insulaenigrae NCTC 12927 genomic region, the following are encoded:
- a CDS encoding DNA methyltransferase/helicase, with product MDIFKKYTSEIQVIFGAKNYNEHSFRTCFENLLNELKPKEIKIIHEPKSEKGQGSIRPDFKTYKLIDKEKELSYNHLIGFIECKNLDVDLNLHLKGNQLSKYLQISPNIIFTNYKRFMLFSFEKVVFDINLLDDSLNLKEENISIFKNLLKAYFDDNSTTIKSKQELIKVLSTQSFYLSSALKISFDESDVNSSFRRFFQKTKDTFESIEKIDLKDEEFCDILAQAIVYGIFVSYIENDDYDLEKIPIENFISFLPSTFRTLSEFVYFAVPSFSLPQDIKYTLENIKKTLSLIDKIALCGILNQDLESISIYLYEDFLKAYDDLRATQKRKEGGVFYTPKSIVDMIVSSLDELLKTKFGKNKGFNDESVKVLDFATGTGSFLASVFEKIISKESEVFKNEAIKNKFLKDIYGFELSFVPYIVARLKLGQILRKNGFKDFSEADFQIFLNNTLDLEKNANFDMFMPLENLDTEWKKARDVKHDKNLLVILGNPPYNAKSKNKGKEILELLQTYKQGLNETKINLDDDYIKFMRFAQWKLLEQKRANIFENNTGLMGFITNNSFLNGKTHRKMRKSLYKSFDEIYILNLHGSDKDAKNDENVFDIKIGVCVSLFVKHKDKPSDGAKVFYYSTSENNIFLRKEKFALLDEIKQNGLNAIKWQELSLDEPYFWFIKKEFENEEYENFWALASDKALGDKKAIFLNYNSGIETQKDNIAIQLNKQSMENVLNDFKNLNSIDLIKKYDLEDSRDWKISNSINAAKNNLGKIKCIAYRPFDIRWTFYTNESKSFIAYPRYEVMQHFIDKENLGLCFSKVLNSNYYAHTFILNNIAERGIISSKTSENAYIVPLYLHDENDEKIPNFTNEFLAYKENHKVLKDKSPEEILYFIYASLYDPKYRTKYLEYLKTGFARINFEVDKNTFNEFVKFGKELVNLHLFKENLDDDIDFIFLKEDKRANFKIKKYQEKDRFVENKIILNEDLAIKNINDEIWQFTIGGYQVIKQWLKYRNDYECSKEELEHLLKICKVIKETIRIQKVLNDY from the coding sequence ATGGATATATTTAAAAAATATACAAGTGAAATTCAAGTAATTTTTGGGGCAAAAAATTATAATGAACACAGCTTTAGAACTTGTTTTGAAAATTTGCTTAATGAGCTAAAACCCAAAGAGATAAAAATTATCCATGAGCCAAAAAGTGAAAAAGGACAAGGTTCTATAAGACCTGATTTTAAAACCTATAAACTCATAGATAAAGAAAAAGAGTTAAGTTATAATCATTTAATAGGCTTTATAGAGTGTAAAAATTTAGATGTAGATTTAAATTTACATTTAAAAGGAAATCAACTTAGCAAATATTTGCAAATTTCACCTAATATCATTTTTACAAATTACAAACGCTTTATGCTTTTTTCTTTTGAAAAAGTTGTTTTTGATATCAATTTACTCGATGATAGTTTAAATTTAAAAGAAGAAAATATAAGTATATTTAAAAACCTTTTAAAAGCTTATTTTGATGACAATAGCACCACCATTAAGTCAAAACAAGAACTAATAAAAGTTTTAAGTACGCAAAGCTTTTATCTTAGTAGTGCTTTAAAAATTTCTTTTGATGAAAGTGATGTAAATTCTTCTTTTAGAAGATTCTTTCAAAAAACAAAAGATACTTTTGAAAGTATAGAAAAGATAGATTTGAAAGATGAAGAATTTTGTGATATTTTAGCTCAAGCTATAGTGTATGGAATTTTTGTTTCTTATATAGAAAATGATGATTATGATTTAGAAAAAATCCCTATAGAAAATTTTATTTCATTTTTGCCTAGCACTTTTAGAACCTTAAGTGAATTTGTGTATTTTGCTGTGCCATCTTTTTCTTTGCCGCAAGATATTAAATATACTTTAGAAAATATCAAAAAAACTCTATCTTTGATAGATAAAATCGCCCTTTGTGGTATTTTAAATCAAGATTTAGAAAGCATAAGTATATATTTGTATGAAGATTTTTTAAAAGCTTATGATGATTTAAGAGCTACGCAAAAGCGTAAAGAAGGTGGTGTTTTTTATACCCCAAAAAGTATTGTAGATATGATAGTTTCATCTCTTGATGAGCTTTTAAAAACTAAATTTGGTAAAAATAAAGGCTTTAATGATGAGAGTGTAAAAGTGCTTGATTTTGCGACAGGCACAGGAAGCTTCTTAGCCAGTGTTTTTGAAAAAATTATTTCCAAAGAAAGTGAAGTTTTTAAAAATGAAGCTATAAAAAATAAATTTTTAAAAGATATTTATGGCTTTGAGCTTTCTTTTGTGCCTTATATCGTAGCAAGATTAAAACTAGGGCAAATTTTAAGAAAAAATGGCTTTAAGGATTTTAGCGAAGCTGATTTTCAAATTTTTCTTAATAATACTTTAGACTTAGAAAAAAATGCAAATTTTGATATGTTTATGCCTTTGGAAAATTTAGATACAGAGTGGAAAAAAGCAAGAGATGTTAAGCACGATAAAAATTTACTTGTGATTTTAGGAAATCCTCCTTATAATGCAAAAAGCAAAAACAAAGGCAAAGAAATATTGGAGCTTTTGCAAACTTACAAACAAGGCTTAAATGAAACAAAGATAAATTTAGATGATGATTACATTAAATTTATGCGTTTTGCGCAGTGGAAATTATTAGAGCAAAAAAGAGCTAATATCTTTGAAAACAATACAGGCTTAATGGGATTTATCACCAACAATTCTTTTTTAAATGGAAAAACTCATAGAAAAATGAGAAAAAGTTTATATAAAAGTTTTGATGAAATTTATATATTAAATTTACACGGAAGCGATAAAGATGCTAAAAACGATGAAAATGTTTTTGATATAAAAATAGGCGTTTGTGTAAGTTTATTTGTAAAGCATAAAGACAAGCCAAGTGATGGTGCTAAAGTATTTTATTATTCTACAAGTGAAAATAATATCTTTTTACGAAAAGAAAAATTCGCTCTTTTAGATGAGATCAAACAAAATGGTTTAAATGCTATCAAATGGCAAGAATTAAGCTTAGATGAGCCTTATTTTTGGTTTATCAAAAAAGAATTTGAAAATGAAGAATATGAAAATTTTTGGGCTTTAGCAAGTGATAAAGCTTTAGGTGATAAAAAGGCTATATTTTTAAATTATAATAGTGGTATAGAAACTCAAAAAGATAATATAGCTATACAACTAAACAAACAAAGTATGGAAAATGTTTTAAATGATTTTAAAAATTTAAATAGTATTGATTTAATAAAAAAATATGATTTAGAAGACTCAAGAGATTGGAAAATTTCTAACTCCATTAATGCTGCAAAAAATAATCTTGGAAAAATAAAATGTATAGCTTATCGTCCATTTGATATAAGATGGACTTTTTATACTAATGAGTCAAAAAGTTTTATAGCTTATCCTAGATATGAAGTTATGCAACATTTTATAGATAAAGAAAATTTAGGACTTTGTTTTTCTAAGGTATTAAATAGTAATTATTATGCACATACTTTTATTTTAAACAATATAGCAGAAAGAGGCATTATAAGCTCCAAAACAAGTGAAAATGCTTATATAGTACCACTTTATCTTCATGATGAAAATGATGAAAAAATTCCAAATTTCACAAATGAATTTTTAGCCTACAAAGAAAATCATAAGGTTTTAAAAGATAAAAGCCCTGAGGAAATTTTGTATTTTATCTATGCAAGTTTATATGATCCAAAATATAGAACAAAATACTTAGAGTATTTAAAAACAGGCTTTGCTAGGATAAATTTTGAAGTAGATAAAAATACTTTTAATGAATTTGTTAAATTTGGTAAAGAGCTTGTGAATTTGCATTTATTTAAAGAAAATTTAGATGATGATATAGATTTTATCTTTTTAAAAGAAGATAAAAGAGCAAATTTCAAGATCAAAAAATACCAAGAAAAAGATCGTTTTGTAGAAAATAAAATCATTTTAAATGAAGATTTAGCTATAAAAAATATCAATGATGAAATTTGGCAATTTACTATAGGTGGTTATCAAGTCATAAAACAATGGCTAAAATACCGCAATGATTATGAATGCTCTAAAGAAGAATTAGAACATTTGTTAAAAATATGCAAGGTTATAAAAGAAACTATAAGAATTCAAAAGGTTTTAAATGATTATTAA
- the dapE gene encoding succinyl-diaminopimelate desuccinylase, which produces MQVVNFLKELTKFKSITPDDDGALNYIAVELSDFEAFFIEKEGVKNLLLTKKFSDVGEHLAFGGHVDVVPPGDGWSNDPFIPLEKDGFIYARGAQDMKSGVAAFVNAIKDADFKGSRLSIILTSDEEGEAKYGTLEVLKFMQEKDLLPDFAVVAEPTCDKKFGDSIKIGRRGSINGILRIKGKQGHVAYPQKCTNPVHNFAASLKFLAGFDLDPGDEAFLPSKIVITDIRAGMEVTNVTPSELKIMFNIRNSLQTSLEDVQNYIEKICEGLDYEFSLNQSSKPFLTDANSKIVQKLNESVQKITSVVPEFNTKGGTSDARYFAEFGVKVVEFGVCNDTIHAVDERVSIEELEKLYLVFKDLLENFN; this is translated from the coding sequence ATGCAAGTAGTAAATTTTTTAAAAGAATTAACTAAATTTAAGTCTATTACTCCAGATGATGATGGCGCATTAAATTATATCGCAGTGGAGCTTAGCGATTTTGAGGCTTTTTTTATAGAAAAAGAAGGGGTAAAAAATCTTTTGCTTACTAAAAAATTTAGTGATGTTGGCGAGCATTTAGCTTTTGGAGGGCATGTTGATGTTGTGCCACCAGGAGATGGTTGGAGTAATGATCCTTTTATTCCTTTAGAAAAAGATGGCTTTATTTACGCAAGAGGGGCTCAAGATATGAAAAGTGGCGTAGCAGCCTTTGTTAATGCAATTAAAGATGCTGATTTTAAAGGTTCAAGGCTAAGCATTATTCTTACGAGCGATGAAGAAGGTGAAGCAAAATATGGCACTTTAGAGGTACTTAAATTTATGCAAGAAAAAGATCTTTTACCAGATTTTGCAGTAGTAGCTGAACCAACTTGTGATAAAAAATTTGGAGATAGTATTAAAATAGGTCGTCGCGGATCAATTAATGGTATTTTGCGTATTAAAGGTAAACAAGGACATGTAGCTTATCCGCAAAAATGTACTAACCCTGTGCATAATTTTGCTGCGTCTTTAAAGTTTTTAGCTGGATTTGATTTAGATCCAGGAGATGAGGCTTTTTTGCCATCAAAAATAGTTATTACAGATATAAGAGCTGGAATGGAAGTGACAAATGTAACACCTAGCGAATTGAAAATTATGTTTAATATTCGCAATTCTTTACAAACTAGTTTAGAAGATGTACAAAATTATATAGAAAAAATTTGCGAAGGGCTTGATTATGAGTTTTCTTTAAATCAAAGCTCTAAACCATTTTTAACTGATGCAAATAGCAAAATTGTGCAAAAATTAAACGAAAGTGTGCAAAAAATTACTTCTGTAGTGCCAGAATTTAATACTAAAGGAGGCACAAGCGATGCAAGATATTTTGCTGAGTTTGGAGTTAAAGTAGTAGAATTTGGAGTTTGTAATGACACAATTCACGCAGTTGATGAAAGAGTGAGTATAGAAGAGCTTGAAAAATTATATTTAGTTTTTAAAGATTTACTAGAGAATTTTAACTAG
- a CDS encoding LysE family transporter, with the protein MLEIFLNGLILGMAVSVPFGPVNILILNTALSSFKSAFYIGFGALNADILFLILINFGVLNFIDNEIFHKILAIFGFLFLSFMVFLMLKNTKKINLNQIYKTHPIKGFAKGFFLNLTNPYVIGFWVSVAGLSVQSENSFALLCGLVGFIIFWIFALAFFVSKFKTLVKNKHIFYINFFSAIILEYFALSLLYKAFIG; encoded by the coding sequence ATGTTAGAAATTTTTTTAAATGGTCTAATTTTAGGTATGGCAGTGTCAGTTCCCTTTGGACCTGTAAATATTTTGATTTTAAATACGGCTTTATCATCTTTTAAAAGTGCTTTTTATATAGGTTTTGGAGCCTTAAATGCTGATATATTATTTTTAATTTTGATTAATTTTGGAGTTTTAAACTTTATAGATAATGAAATTTTTCATAAAATATTAGCTATTTTTGGTTTTTTATTTTTAAGTTTTATGGTGTTTTTAATGCTTAAAAATACAAAAAAAATTAATTTAAATCAAATTTATAAAACTCACCCGATAAAAGGCTTTGCTAAAGGATTTTTTCTTAATCTAACAAATCCTTATGTGATAGGTTTTTGGGTGAGTGTAGCAGGACTTAGTGTGCAGAGTGAAAATTCTTTTGCTTTGCTTTGCGGATTGGTAGGTTTTATTATTTTTTGGATCTTTGCTTTAGCTTTTTTTGTGTCTAAATTTAAAACTTTAGTAAAAAATAAACATATTTTTTATATTAATTTCTTTTCAGCAATTATTTTAGAGTATTTTGCTCTTTCTTTATTATACAAAGCATTTATAGGATAA